The DNA sequence ACGTCGATAGAAAAAGCCGTTGAATTGTTGAGGAGAGGAGATGTCGTTGCCTTTCCTACAGAGACCGTTTACGGTCTTGGGGCAGATGCACTAAACCCTTATGGAGTTGCAAAGATATTTGAAATTAAAAAGAGACCGAGGTTTGATCCACTTATAGTCCATATTGGCGAGAAAGATTGGATATTTAAGTTTGCGGAAAACATTCCTCCAGAGACCACAAGGTTAATTGACAAATTCTGGCCAGGTCCACTGACGATAATTCTAAACAAAAAGGATGTTATACCTGATATTGTAACTGCCGGTCTTCCAACTATGGGTATGAGGATGCCATCCCACCCAGTAGCACTAAACCTGATAAGGGCCTTAAGAAACCCTATAGCCGCGCCAAGCGCCAATCCTTTTGGATACATGAGCCCTACAAAGGCGGCACATGTTGCAAAAATGTTCGAAAATGAACTGTCATTAATACTGGATGGAGGTAGTAGCACGTTTGGTATAGAATCTACAATAATATCAATTAAAGAAAACAAGATTTATATCCGAAGACATGGGGCTGTGAGTCTAGAGGAGCTTTCTGAAATAGCAGAAGTTATACATGAAGAAAAAAAGGATGGCCAATGTGAGGTGCCAGGTGAGTTGCCATATCACTATGCCCCTCATAAACCATTAAGGATTGTGAGTTTCCCTGGTGAAGTAAAAATAGCCAACTCCTCCCTTCTTGCATTTAAAAAAACTGAAAAAACCCCTCTATCAAAGTACGTAAAATACCTATCTCAGAGGGGTGATATGAGAGAGGCAGCCGCAAACTTCTTTTCATACCTTATAGAATTAGACCGTGAAGACGTTGATATTATTTATGCTGAGAAGATACCAGAAGTGGGTCTTGGTAAAGCCATGATGGAACGGCTAAAGAAGGCAGCAAAAAATGTAGGAATATAACCCGTTGATAATTTTGATAATTCGTGCTAACTTAATTTGCATGAGAAAGAAGATATTAACATATTCAGTTTTTCAAATAATACTTGATAACATTGGTTTTTTTAATTGCACGGGTATTAAGCGTAACAATAAAATAATATACAATATCAATAAGTTAGAGGCACTTCCCTACGACTTTTTCACAGCTTTTCCACAAAAATTGTGGAAAACTGCAAAAACTCCAATCTTTTTAAAAACATGCTCTATTCTGCTCTGTATGCTTGTTCTCTATTCCTGTACTTATCTAAAGAGTACCAAAAAGGCAGGCAACCCTGCTTTGGAAAATACTGTGATATCCATGAATGAAGAAGAAGTGAAAAAGAAGCTTGGAGAGCCGGACATGGTAAGCAAAACACCTGACAACCATATTGTATGGACATATAGGCCTTCATGGAAGATTATGCCAAATAATAAAGATACTATTTATATTGAATTCGAGGACGGTAAGGTTATAAAAATAATTAAAGCGAAAAAGTAAGGTGAGCCATGATATGTGAAAAATGTGCAAGTGAAATCGAAACTGTTGTATGTAAAAACTGTGGCGGGACTGTAATAAGGCTTGGTCCTTATTGTTA is a window from the Pseudomonadota bacterium genome containing:
- a CDS encoding L-threonylcarbamoyladenylate synthase, whose protein sequence is MEILNGFEPTSIEKAVELLRRGDVVAFPTETVYGLGADALNPYGVAKIFEIKKRPRFDPLIVHIGEKDWIFKFAENIPPETTRLIDKFWPGPLTIILNKKDVIPDIVTAGLPTMGMRMPSHPVALNLIRALRNPIAAPSANPFGYMSPTKAAHVAKMFENELSLILDGGSSTFGIESTIISIKENKIYIRRHGAVSLEELSEIAEVIHEEKKDGQCEVPGELPYHYAPHKPLRIVSFPGEVKIANSSLLAFKKTEKTPLSKYVKYLSQRGDMREAAANFFSYLIELDREDVDIIYAEKIPEVGLGKAMMERLKKAAKNVGI